In one window of Fragaria vesca subsp. vesca unplaced genomic scaffold, FraVesHawaii_1.0 scf0511848, whole genome shotgun sequence DNA:
- the LOC101293944 gene encoding uncharacterized protein LOC101293944 — translation MSRRITEADQTKLMRNALSHGLNVCFSEKVHNKLDFGWHCSVIIKLMGKPNSTNTFDFILKSLRRKWQTKGGWQLVDLPNDYFIVKFNLEDDMNEVLCGGPWIIAGQTLIVRKWSSDFNPETDVIGKMALWIRICGLPVKFFKPYAIEKIGKILGDVVKVDPITLGQARGKFARVCVEVDLGKPLKPFAEMESVAYSVIYEGISLIGFECGCFGHSKDKCPSIIVSPAVNPSSGDPNCSSATSNSAGNVEMTNEMEARNETPSVIKDDMGTWMLMNYRNKKKASKHGGTVKSPIKGSRFSVLRDEIANATNEPGTIADSSKNPPASPI, via the coding sequence ATGCACTTTCTCATGGTTTGAATGTTTGCTTCTCTGAGAAGGTCCATAACAAACTGGATTTTGGATGGCACTGCTCTGTCATCATCAAGCTTATGGGTAAGCCTAACTCTACAAATACTTTCGATTTCATTCTTAAGAGTCTGAGACGCAAATGGCAGACTAAAGGAGGTTGGCAACTTGTGGACTTGCCTAATGATTATTTCATTGTCAAGTTTAATCTAGAAGATGACATGAATGAGGTTTTATGTGGAGGGCCTTGGATTATCGCTGGTCAGACCTTGATTGTTAGGAAATGGAGCTCAGATTTTAATCCTGAAACTGATGTTATTGGCAAAATGGCACTGTGGATTCGAATATGTGGTTTAcctgttaaattttttaaaccCTATGCTATTGAGAAAATAGGCAAAATCCTAGGTGATGTTGTTAAGGTTGATCCAATCACTTTAGGCCAAGCTAGAGGCAAGTTTGCCAGAGTCTGTGTTGAAGTGGATTTAGGTAAACCTCTTAAGCCTTTTGCGGAAATGGAGTCAGTTGCCTACAGTGTCATTTATGAAGGCATTTCTCTTATTGGCTTTGAGTGTGGTTGCTTTGGTCACTCCAAAGATAAGTGTCCTTCTATTATTGTCTCTCCTGCTGTGAATCCTTCCTCAGGTGACCCTAATTGCTCTTCTGCTACTTCTAATTCTGCTGGAAATGTTGAGATGACTAATGAGATGGAGGCTCGCAATGAGACACCCTCAGTAATTAAGGACGATATGGGCACCTGGATGCTTATGAACTACAGAAATAAGAAGAAAGCCTCTAAGCATGGAGGTACTGTGAAAAGTCCTATCAAGGGCTCAAGATTTTCTGTCCTTCGCGATGAAATTGCCAATGCTACTAATGAACCTGGAACCATTGCTGACTCTTCAAAAAACCCTCCAGCTTCTCCTATT